Proteins found in one Vagococcus carniphilus genomic segment:
- the trpS gene encoding tryptophan--tRNA ligase: protein MEKIYLTGDRPTGKLHLGHYVGSLKNRVAIQELENTQQFIMIADQQALTDNADNPLKIQKSVREVILDYLAIGLDPAKSTIFIQSKIPQLSELMMYYLNLVTVSRLYRNPTVKSEMKEKNFETSLPAGFLTYPVSQAADITAFKATHVPVGGDQLPMIEQTKEIVRSFNRIYNTDCLIEPEIVLPKKNQERLKGIDGQGKMSKSLNNGIYLSDDEATIKKKIMSMYTDPNHIHVSDPGQVEGNMVFEYLDIFATDKNEVEQLKQHYREGGLGDVKIKNYLNEILQETLLSIRLKRNEFEKDDAYLMEILKAGSLKAEERATETLDEVKRAMGINYF, encoded by the coding sequence ATGGAAAAAATATACTTAACAGGGGATCGTCCCACAGGAAAATTACATTTAGGTCATTATGTTGGTTCATTAAAAAATAGAGTAGCTATTCAAGAGTTAGAAAATACGCAGCAGTTTATCATGATTGCCGATCAACAAGCCTTAACCGATAATGCGGATAATCCGTTAAAAATTCAGAAAAGTGTCAGAGAAGTCATTTTAGACTATTTAGCTATTGGGCTAGACCCAGCAAAATCAACTATTTTTATTCAATCAAAAATTCCTCAACTATCTGAATTAATGATGTATTACTTAAATCTCGTAACAGTATCCCGTCTCTACCGAAATCCAACTGTTAAATCAGAGATGAAAGAAAAAAACTTTGAAACAAGTTTACCTGCTGGTTTTCTGACTTATCCAGTCAGCCAAGCAGCAGACATTACAGCCTTCAAGGCAACTCATGTGCCAGTTGGTGGCGATCAATTACCTATGATTGAACAGACAAAAGAAATTGTTCGAAGTTTTAATCGTATTTATAACACCGATTGTTTAATTGAGCCTGAAATTGTTCTTCCTAAAAAAAATCAAGAACGTCTAAAAGGAATTGATGGACAAGGTAAAATGAGTAAATCCCTTAATAACGGTATTTATCTTTCTGATGATGAAGCCACTATTAAGAAAAAAATTATGAGTATGTATACTGACCCTAACCATATTCATGTTTCAGATCCTGGACAAGTTGAAGGGAACATGGTTTTTGAATACCTAGATATTTTTGCGACTGATAAAAATGAAGTAGAACAATTAAAACAACACTACAGAGAAGGTGGACTTGGTGATGTTAAGATTAAAAATTATCTAAATGAAATCTTACAAGAAACTTTGTTATCTATTCGATTAAAACGCAATGAATTTGAAAAAGATGATGCTTATCTAATGGAAATTCTAAAAGCTGGAAGTTTAAAAGCCGAGGAACGCGCAACAGAAACACTTGATGAAGTTAAACGAGCAATGGGAATTAATTATTTTTAG
- a CDS encoding M13 family metallopeptidase: MNQEKLSPKTDFYEYVNEKWLKEAEIPSDKPSINSFSSLADEIEVLLMEDVKKMATGDIPVTSKELQSFKDFYELVSDEETRNNLGMTPIKNRLNRINDLNALSDWSNQLEDWLLSGYPNPFVLDVSSDMEKADTYGVYLAPTNLILPDTTYYDEKHPNKEELLTVYKGMMIKLLKMVGYKKDEAELIVVDCLSFDESLVPFIKSAEESADYTKMYNPKTLEEVANYHSSINFNQFLTALLKQSPNKIIVTEPNYFEKLEKLVSDETFEKMKHWMICSYVLSFSHLLTEDFRQIANQYSLALSGAKEAFSKEKTYFYQATGQFNQVIGQYYAKNYFGQAAKDDVHEMVQQMIQIYQERLSKNEWLEEETKKTAILKLNRLGIHVGYPEEIPSIYSRFITTSKADGGSLIENVEQFNKITSDYSFRRYNQKVDRNEWEMSADTVNAYYHPQKNVIVFPAAILQAPFYDFKQSRSANYGGIGAVIAHEISHAFDNNGAKFDELGNLNDWWTETDLAHFEELTKQMIEQFDDIPFGNSKVNGTLTVSENIADAGGLSCALEAAQLEEDFSGTDLFENWARIWRQKSQEQYIDLLLAVDVHSPNKLRANIQVKNLDEFYHLYDITKSDAMYLEPEKRISIW; the protein is encoded by the coding sequence ATGAACCAAGAGAAATTAAGTCCAAAAACAGATTTTTATGAATACGTTAATGAAAAATGGTTGAAGGAAGCAGAAATCCCTTCAGATAAACCTAGTATCAATAGCTTTTCAAGTCTTGCTGATGAAATCGAAGTTCTCTTAATGGAAGATGTTAAGAAAATGGCAACAGGTGACATTCCAGTGACATCAAAAGAACTTCAATCATTTAAAGATTTCTACGAATTGGTTTCTGATGAAGAAACAAGAAACAACCTTGGCATGACACCTATAAAAAATCGTTTAAATCGAATCAACGATTTAAATGCTTTAAGTGACTGGAGTAATCAATTAGAAGATTGGCTATTGTCTGGCTATCCTAATCCCTTTGTTTTAGATGTCAGCTCAGATATGGAAAAAGCAGATACATATGGCGTTTATCTTGCTCCTACTAATTTAATTTTACCTGACACTACTTATTATGATGAAAAACATCCTAATAAAGAAGAGCTTCTTACGGTTTACAAAGGTATGATGATAAAATTACTTAAAATGGTAGGTTACAAAAAAGATGAAGCAGAATTAATTGTTGTAGACTGTCTTTCTTTCGATGAAAGTTTAGTACCTTTTATTAAGAGTGCTGAAGAAAGTGCGGATTATACTAAAATGTATAACCCTAAAACACTCGAAGAAGTAGCTAATTATCATTCTTCTATTAATTTTAATCAGTTCTTAACTGCCCTACTAAAACAATCGCCAAACAAAATTATTGTGACAGAACCTAACTATTTTGAAAAGTTAGAAAAACTAGTTTCTGATGAAACCTTTGAAAAAATGAAACATTGGATGATTTGTTCGTATGTTCTTTCTTTTAGTCATTTATTAACAGAAGATTTTAGACAAATTGCTAATCAATATAGCTTAGCTCTTTCTGGCGCAAAAGAAGCTTTCTCAAAAGAAAAAACCTATTTTTATCAAGCAACTGGACAGTTTAATCAAGTAATTGGTCAATACTATGCTAAAAATTATTTTGGTCAAGCTGCTAAAGATGATGTACATGAAATGGTTCAGCAGATGATTCAAATCTATCAAGAACGTTTATCAAAAAATGAATGGCTAGAGGAAGAAACTAAAAAAACAGCTATTTTAAAACTTAATCGATTAGGTATTCATGTTGGCTATCCCGAAGAGATACCTTCGATTTACTCTCGTTTTATTACAACAAGCAAAGCTGATGGAGGTTCTCTAATCGAAAATGTTGAACAGTTTAACAAGATTACTTCTGATTATTCCTTCCGTCGCTACAACCAAAAAGTTGATCGTAATGAATGGGAAATGAGTGCTGATACCGTTAACGCTTATTATCATCCTCAAAAAAATGTTATTGTCTTTCCAGCTGCTATTCTTCAAGCTCCGTTCTATGATTTTAAACAATCAAGAAGTGCAAATTATGGTGGTATTGGAGCTGTCATTGCTCATGAAATCTCTCACGCGTTTGATAATAATGGCGCTAAATTTGATGAATTAGGCAATCTTAATGATTGGTGGACTGAAACAGACTTAGCACATTTTGAAGAACTAACAAAACAAATGATTGAACAATTCGATGACATACCTTTTGGTAACAGTAAAGTTAATGGAACACTGACTGTATCTGAAAACATTGCTGATGCTGGTGGTTTAAGTTGTGCCCTTGAAGCTGCTCAATTAGAAGAAGACTTTAGCGGAACTGATTTATTTGAAAATTGGGCGCGTATCTGGCGTCAAAAATCTCAAGAACAATACATTGATTTACTTTTAGCTGTTGATGTACACTCACCAAATAAGTTAAGAGCTAATATTCAAGTAAAAAATCTAGACGAATTTTACCACTTGTATGATATTACAAAATCAGATGCCATGTACTTGGAACCTGAAAAAAGAATTAGTATTTGGTAA
- a CDS encoding sensor histidine kinase has product MTKKRTAQYQLTKQFLLIFLGVLLVMNLLYIVAASRFVYEFVENKAKSIVSTLKREQNQETDWEKMIDTFVSKKDDDALIVETNEGKVFFSNESKEVFHELEEGKSFKILKNIVLSDDELYYVVEEKANDFSFKLAVNAEMATELVSGMILISLILNLMAVIFGSILIYFSMRRWSNKLSVMSQEIAQVDLMKQAELTIPDNPIEISNVATAFNQLIKEQKEAIEREKQFITNASHDIRTPLAAIRGHVQLIKRRGESHPEVIPNSIDFIDKESKRLETLSNQLLTLEREDLTTPKEIINLSELLLYEIEKVQLLTTFEFITEVKNDVSYFGRKGEFQQIFQNLIENAIKYSPGETEIKIALEETTSTIIFTVSDYGLGISDKEKKRVFERFYRVDNSRTSQTEGSGVGLSIVEKIVSSYRGTIDIKNNEPKGTIFKVNLPKM; this is encoded by the coding sequence ATGACTAAGAAAAGAACGGCCCAATACCAATTAACAAAACAATTTTTACTTATTTTTCTAGGTGTTTTACTTGTAATGAATCTTCTTTATATTGTGGCTGCTTCTAGATTTGTTTATGAGTTTGTTGAGAATAAAGCTAAAAGTATTGTTAGTACTTTGAAAAGAGAACAAAATCAAGAAACTGATTGGGAAAAAATGATAGATACATTTGTTTCTAAAAAAGATGATGATGCTTTGATTGTTGAAACAAATGAAGGAAAAGTCTTTTTTTCCAATGAGAGCAAGGAAGTCTTTCATGAATTAGAAGAGGGAAAAAGTTTTAAGATATTAAAAAATATTGTATTAAGTGATGACGAATTATATTATGTCGTAGAAGAAAAAGCGAATGATTTTAGTTTTAAACTGGCTGTTAATGCTGAAATGGCAACTGAACTCGTTTCTGGAATGATATTAATTAGCCTTATTCTTAATTTAATGGCAGTTATTTTTGGGAGCATCCTAATTTATTTTAGCATGAGAAGATGGAGCAATAAGTTAAGTGTTATGTCTCAAGAAATTGCACAAGTCGATTTAATGAAGCAAGCAGAATTAACTATTCCAGATAATCCTATTGAAATATCGAATGTTGCTACAGCATTTAATCAATTGATAAAAGAGCAAAAAGAAGCTATTGAAAGAGAAAAACAGTTTATAACCAATGCGTCTCATGATATCAGAACACCTTTAGCAGCGATTAGAGGACATGTTCAACTCATTAAACGAAGAGGAGAAAGTCATCCAGAAGTTATTCCAAACTCCATTGATTTTATTGATAAAGAATCAAAGAGGTTAGAGACGTTGAGTAATCAGCTATTAACGCTTGAGCGAGAAGATTTAACAACACCAAAAGAGATAATTAATTTATCAGAGTTGCTTCTATATGAGATTGAGAAAGTTCAATTATTGACTACCTTTGAATTTATAACAGAAGTAAAAAATGATGTATCTTATTTTGGTAGAAAAGGTGAATTTCAGCAGATTTTTCAAAATTTAATTGAAAATGCTATTAAATATTCGCCAGGTGAAACCGAGATTAAAATAGCTTTAGAAGAAACAACATCAACTATTATTTTTACTGTATCAGATTATGGTTTGGGAATTTCTGATAAGGAAAAGAAACGAGTTTTTGAAAGATTTTATCGTGTCGATAATTCAAGAACTAGCCAAACAGAAGGTTCTGGAGTTGGTTTATCAATCGTTGAGAAAATTGTCTCTTCCTATAGAGGAACGATTGATATTAAAAATAATGAGCCAAAAGGAACCATTTTTAAAGTAAATTTACCTAAAATGTAA
- a CDS encoding response regulator transcription factor: MSNSHILLVEDEASLASFIQTELQFEGYEVTLAKDGQEALSIFESKKESLDLILLDWMLPIYDGITVARRIRKQSDMPIIMMTARNQTTDIVIGLDTGLDDYLTKPFEIEELFARIRVIERRLDKREKESIQIGYQGITMDIAKHQVSLNQEVIDLTPKEFGLLYELIKTPEIVKTRDELLNEVWDYDYDGQTNVVDVYIRTLRNKLGAKTFGKMIQTVRGVGYVLRKEDD; the protein is encoded by the coding sequence ATGAGTAATTCACATATTTTATTGGTGGAAGATGAAGCAAGTTTAGCTAGTTTTATTCAAACTGAACTACAATTTGAAGGATATGAAGTGACTTTGGCCAAGGATGGTCAAGAAGCCCTATCTATTTTTGAAAGTAAAAAAGAATCTCTTGATTTAATTTTGCTTGACTGGATGTTACCAATTTATGATGGCATTACTGTAGCAAGAAGAATTAGAAAACAAAGTGATATGCCGATTATTATGATGACGGCAAGAAACCAAACAACAGATATTGTGATTGGATTAGATACAGGACTAGATGATTATTTAACGAAACCTTTTGAAATTGAAGAATTATTTGCTCGTATTAGAGTGATTGAAAGGAGACTAGATAAACGAGAAAAGGAAAGTATTCAGATTGGCTATCAAGGTATTACAATGGATATTGCCAAACACCAAGTTAGTTTAAATCAAGAGGTTATTGATTTAACACCAAAAGAATTTGGACTATTATACGAACTAATCAAGACACCTGAAATTGTCAAAACAAGAGATGAATTACTTAATGAAGTTTGGGATTACGATTACGATGGTCAAACTAACGTAGTAGATGTTTATATTCGAACATTGCGTAATAAATTAGGTGCCAAAACCTTTGGTAAAATGATTCAAACTGTTAGAGGTGTTGGGTATGTTTTGAGGAAAGAAGATGACTAA
- a CDS encoding DEAD/DEAH box helicase, translating to MSQNRFLHYPLNESIIKALDVLNYTNPTQVQKEVIPLLLEGKDVIVKSQTGSGKTAAFGIPLCELVEWEERAPQALVLTPTRELATQIKEEIFNIGRYKRIKVEALFGKSSYQSQVKNLKQRTHIVVATPGRLFDHIERGSIDLRKIKTVIIDEADEMFAMGFIEQVEQILKELPKKRTTALFSATMPKAVKSLSENILKKPQYVEIETTEATKRRIHQQFIRVEDGNKLRTMKDILIVDNPDSSIIFCNTKIMVDKLTSELQKSGIKINMLHGGMEQSDRSQVIKDFKRGYFRHLVATDVAARGIDVADIGLVVNYDLPEKPETYVHRIGRTARFENSGKALSLINPKDKASFEEILKIQDRLIEEIACPSKATVEKYKMAFNEKQSQKPQLKKDKGFDFKEDIMKIHINAGKKTKMRPGDVVGAICNIEGVTGDDIGVIDLKDISTFVEILNGKGPLVLKTLQKTPIKGRMRRVSRSNESDYERDLKRMK from the coding sequence ATGAGTCAAAATAGATTTTTGCATTATCCATTGAATGAATCAATTATTAAAGCGTTAGATGTATTAAATTATACAAATCCAACACAAGTTCAAAAAGAAGTTATCCCACTTCTTTTAGAAGGAAAAGATGTGATTGTTAAATCTCAAACAGGTAGTGGTAAAACGGCTGCTTTTGGTATTCCGTTATGTGAGCTTGTTGAATGGGAAGAGCGTGCTCCTCAAGCTTTAGTATTAACACCTACACGAGAACTTGCTACACAAATTAAAGAAGAAATCTTTAATATTGGTCGTTACAAACGAATCAAAGTAGAGGCACTTTTTGGAAAAAGTTCTTATCAATCACAAGTTAAAAATTTAAAACAACGAACACACATTGTCGTAGCAACACCAGGTCGTTTATTCGATCATATTGAGCGAGGTTCAATTGATTTAAGAAAGATTAAAACAGTTATCATAGATGAAGCAGATGAAATGTTTGCAATGGGTTTTATTGAACAAGTTGAACAAATTTTAAAAGAATTACCTAAAAAAAGAACAACTGCTCTATTTTCAGCTACGATGCCTAAAGCTGTTAAAAGTTTATCAGAGAATATCTTAAAAAAACCACAATATGTAGAAATAGAAACAACAGAAGCTACTAAAAGAAGAATTCATCAACAATTTATTCGAGTAGAAGATGGAAATAAATTAAGAACGATGAAGGATATTTTAATTGTAGATAATCCTGATAGTAGTATTATTTTTTGTAACACAAAAATCATGGTAGATAAATTAACAAGTGAATTACAAAAATCTGGTATTAAGATAAATATGCTTCATGGTGGTATGGAACAAAGTGATCGTAGCCAAGTGATAAAAGATTTTAAACGAGGTTATTTCAGACATTTAGTGGCAACAGATGTTGCAGCAAGAGGAATTGATGTAGCAGATATTGGTTTAGTTGTTAACTATGATTTACCTGAAAAACCAGAGACATATGTTCATCGAATTGGTCGAACAGCTCGTTTTGAAAACAGTGGAAAAGCCTTGTCTTTAATCAATCCAAAAGATAAAGCATCTTTTGAGGAAATCTTAAAAATACAAGATAGATTAATTGAAGAAATAGCTTGTCCGTCTAAAGCAACTGTTGAAAAATATAAGATGGCATTTAACGAAAAACAAAGTCAAAAACCGCAACTAAAAAAAGATAAAGGCTTCGATTTCAAAGAAGATATTATGAAAATTCATATTAATGCAGGTAAAAAAACTAAAATGCGACCTGGAGACGTTGTAGGGGCTATTTGTAACATTGAAGGTGTAACAGGAGATGACATTGGTGTTATTGATTTAAAAGACATCTCTACTTTTGTGGAAATTTTAAATGGCAAAGGTCCTCTTGTTTTAAAAACATTACAAAAAACACCTATCAAAGGACGTATGAGAAGAGTCAGTCGTTCGAATGAATCTGATTATGAAAGAGATTTAAAGAGAATGAAGTAG
- a CDS encoding helix-turn-helix domain-containing protein: MNEGKLFRKLRKDRGFSLEQVSDEINSVSFISKFEKGQSNISFLRFERLVQNVNVSMEEFLYLRALEDNPFLNDDIKVLRGYLTSDFYYYLARLLNINKCSEKNEFEKGIVEMKLVKEEMDHAINWQRFVGIFCDICIVMYESNILQRDDANSGETAEALMKEINYLSKPVVSYLYKVEDWGVFEVALFKLFLFTFKVEQINQLLPIAISRTQKESEFHVMATFKIEIIFSSFSYFANFRHKKWAKEALMMARDLLRDEKDLMNSTMLLFYEGWYHIIFEEKDKGIEKCYQAISIFNILDQPTFQKRFKLFLENILKNKEEPDNYFMFV; encoded by the coding sequence ATGAATGAAGGTAAATTATTTAGAAAGTTAAGAAAAGACCGTGGATTTAGTTTAGAGCAAGTATCTGATGAGATAAACAGTGTTTCTTTTATAAGTAAGTTTGAAAAAGGGCAATCTAATATTAGCTTTTTAAGGTTTGAGCGTTTAGTTCAAAATGTGAATGTCTCAATGGAAGAGTTTCTTTATTTAAGAGCTTTAGAGGATAATCCTTTTTTAAATGACGACATTAAAGTTTTACGAGGTTATTTAACGAGTGATTTTTATTACTATTTGGCGAGATTGTTAAACATTAATAAATGCTCGGAAAAAAATGAGTTTGAAAAAGGCATCGTAGAGATGAAATTAGTAAAGGAAGAAATGGATCACGCTATTAATTGGCAACGATTTGTAGGGATTTTTTGCGATATTTGTATTGTGATGTATGAGTCAAATATTTTACAAAGAGATGATGCTAATAGTGGAGAAACAGCAGAAGCATTAATGAAAGAGATTAATTATTTATCCAAACCAGTTGTCTCTTATTTGTATAAAGTAGAAGATTGGGGTGTATTTGAAGTTGCTTTATTTAAGTTATTCTTGTTTACATTTAAAGTAGAACAAATTAATCAGCTACTACCAATTGCCATTTCAAGAACCCAAAAAGAAAGTGAATTTCATGTGATGGCAACCTTTAAGATTGAAATCATTTTTTCTAGTTTTTCGTACTTTGCTAATTTTAGACATAAAAAGTGGGCTAAAGAAGCATTGATGATGGCCAGAGATTTATTAAGAGATGAAAAAGATTTAATGAATAGTACGATGCTACTCTTTTATGAAGGATGGTATCATATTATCTTTGAAGAAAAAGATAAAGGAATTGAAAAATGCTATCAAGCTATTTCAATTTTTAATATCTTAGATCAACCAACGTTTCAAAAGCGGTTTAAACTGTTTTTGGAAAATATTTTAAAAAATAAGGAAGAGCCAGATAACTACTTTATGTTTGTCTAA
- a CDS encoding MFS transporter, producing the protein MNVYLKNKGYRFLTNASLLNAIGNSLYNIVFIVYASTLPFNTLAVSLASITIFIPSFFQPFIGHFADKTKNKTKWIIGARIGQFLLFLLLAKVILIEPSLPLFLLLLIINVLGDCLGTFSGSLQLPFFKQLISEEDLTEAMGFQSGLNTLIQLIFQGLGAFAIVKLNYNFSLFGLINAITFLLAALIIVIHYNFISSLEQQMISQTEQKKTTFISDFKETMTIFLNNPFLKMIIFFAVLINLLFSSAEGLLNISLLDRQILWFGNLPNTIALVSISTSVGLLLGSLLTMDFFKHIKSLTIISLILINACLLPFSLIVIQSKWLMALLLFSFGYLLGKINPRLSAYLISEVPTEKLGLTSGIFNVLAMAGAPLGQLIFLGTANLINDLLSWLIFGALSFLFFIYAVLGNNKVSDPITIN; encoded by the coding sequence ATGAATGTTTACTTAAAAAACAAAGGATATCGCTTTTTAACAAATGCTTCTTTACTAAATGCTATTGGAAATAGTCTCTATAACATTGTTTTTATTGTCTATGCTAGCACTTTACCTTTCAACACTTTAGCTGTTTCTCTTGCTTCTATTACCATTTTTATTCCTAGTTTCTTTCAACCCTTCATAGGTCACTTCGCTGATAAAACAAAGAACAAAACTAAGTGGATTATTGGGGCACGGATAGGGCAATTTCTTTTATTTTTATTATTAGCAAAAGTCATTCTAATTGAACCAAGCTTACCATTATTTTTACTATTGCTTATTATAAATGTCCTTGGGGATTGTTTAGGTACTTTTAGTGGTTCACTTCAATTACCTTTCTTCAAACAACTTATCTCTGAAGAAGATTTAACTGAAGCAATGGGTTTTCAAAGTGGTTTAAATACTCTTATTCAATTAATATTCCAAGGCCTTGGCGCTTTTGCTATTGTTAAATTAAACTACAACTTTTCACTTTTTGGCCTGATCAATGCGATTACTTTTTTACTTGCTGCTTTAATAATTGTTATTCACTATAACTTTATCAGCTCATTGGAACAACAAATGATCTCTCAAACAGAACAGAAAAAAACTACTTTTATTTCTGATTTCAAAGAAACCATGACTATTTTCTTAAACAATCCATTCTTGAAAATGATTATTTTCTTTGCGGTTTTGATTAACCTCCTATTTTCATCTGCTGAAGGTCTACTCAATATTTCCTTGTTAGACAGACAAATTCTGTGGTTTGGTAACTTACCAAATACAATTGCTTTGGTGAGTATTAGTACATCTGTTGGCTTACTTCTAGGCTCTCTTTTAACAATGGACTTCTTTAAGCATATTAAATCATTAACAATTATCAGCCTTATTTTAATCAATGCTTGTTTGCTTCCTTTTTCATTAATTGTTATTCAATCAAAATGGTTAATGGCTCTTCTATTATTTAGTTTTGGCTATCTATTAGGAAAAATTAATCCAAGACTTTCTGCTTATTTAATTAGTGAGGTTCCTACCGAGAAACTCGGTTTAACAAGTGGTATTTTTAATGTTCTTGCTATGGCAGGAGCTCCATTAGGACAACTTATCTTTTTAGGAACAGCAAATTTAATAAACGACCTACTAAGTTGGCTTATCTTTGGTGCTTTAAGCTTTTTATTCTTCATCTATGCTGTTTTGGGAAATAATAAAGTAAGTGATCCTATTACTATCAATTAA